GCGGAACCAGGACCAGACACTGGATGTGGCCTGGAATGAGAAGTTATACAGCTTCCTGGAAGATACGGGGATCAAGTTTCAGATCATGGTGCATGATGCCCCGGTTTGGGTAAAAGCCTGGTACCTGAACCCGGAAACATTTAAAACAGCACCCCTGTTTTTGTTGAGTACGGATCTCCCGGAAAACGATTATGTATCTCAAACCATTTCCCATAAGCTTTATGATGCGAATGTTGCTACAAAAGTAGCACAGTTTATATTGCTGGGAGTAGGGGGCGCCAAGCTGATCGATCTGCTGGGATTCAATCCGGAGCTTTATCATCTGAATGAAGCCCATGGCCTTTCTTCCGCATTTTACCTGTACCGGAAGTTTAACAATAACCTGGAGGAGGTTAAAAAACGTTTGGTATTTACAACACATACGCCGGAAGAGGCGGGTAATGAAAAACATGATATTTATCTCTGCCATAAGATGAGTTATTTCTGTGGATTGAGTGTAGAGGAGGTAAAGACGTTGACCCGCGATTACAGCGATCAGTTTAACCATTCGCTGGTAGCATTGCGCTTTGCGCATGTGGCCAACGGAGTATCCAGACTGCATGGTGAGGTTTCTCGGGAAATGTGGGGGAAATACGAGGGCGTCTGTCCCATTGTTTCCATCACAAATGCGCAGAACTGGAATTATTGGGCCGACAAGCAGATGTATAAGTTTAAAGATGTGGGCGATGATTATGGCTTCGACGATCGCAAATGGTTTTTGAAAAAAAGAGCCTTTGAAATCGTAGCCGATCAAACCGGTAAATTGTTCAATCCGAAAGTGCTGACGATTGTTTGGGCCAGAAGATTTGCCGGATATAAACGGGCAGGCCTTATCGCTTCGGATTTGCAGCGGTTTAACCAGCTGCTGAACAATCCGCAGTTTCCGGTTCAGATCATCTGGGCCGGTAAGCCTTATCCGATGGACTTCCCGGCTATATCAGAATTTAATGAACTGGTACATCTGAGCAAGAATTACAAGAATGTAGCGGTGCTTACCGGTTACGAACTGGGTTTGTCGAAGCGGCTGAAGCAGGCGGCAGATGTATGGCTTAACAATCCAAGGGTTCCGAGAGAGGCTTCCGGTACCAGCGGCATGACTGCCGCAATGAATGGAGCGGTAAATTTTTCTACAGACGATGGCTGGATACCGGAATTCATCAATCACGGGCATAACGGATTTGTGATTCCCAAAGCTGATTACAGGAATATGAATACCCATGAGCAGGATGAATATGACCTGAATAAGCTTTACGAGATCCTTACCGGCCAGGTAATTCCCTTGTATTACCAGGATTATAATACCTGGCGCCAGATTATGAAAAATGGAATGCAGGATGTGCGCTGGCAATTCGAAAGCAATCGTATGGCGCATGAGTATTATGCGCTGATGTATAACGCCAATTATTAAGACGCAGTTGTTATACGTTTTTATGCCGCTTTCATTAAGGAAGCGGTTTTTTTATTCCATTGCAAGGGCGCAATGTGTGGATGATCGTAAAATAAAACGATTCCGTTGAAAACATGAAGAACCATTTTATCAATACTGCGCTCGCGGTTACTTAGGTAAATATCCAGGTTTACAAGATTATGCTCGGGCCAGGTATGAATGGAGACATAGCTTTCGCTCAGACATATCACGGCTGTAAACCCCTGGGGCAAAAATTGTGATACACTTCTCCCTGTTTGTTAAGGGAAAAGCTTGTAATCAGCTTATCGGCAAGCCTTTTAAAGCCGGCGTAGTGTTTGGTTTTGACCTGGTTGCTTGTTTTTAAGGTCGCAATAATGTGCGTTTCTGGTTGGTACATGGATTTCAATGGATGAATTTACAAAAAATGTTCAATCATGTCATCCAATGGACTGTTTTCTTTGAAAAAGCCGACCAGTTTTTCGATAACCTGCTCTACCAACGCATCCGGGCAGGAGGCCCCGCTGGTCATCAGGATCTTTAAGGGAGCATGTACGGGAAGAAACTCCTTTTTAAGGAGTTCCTGTTTTGTGTGAAAGTTATAATGGAGAATCTCGTTCCGGCTCAGTATTTTTTCGGCATTATTTATAAAATAGGTAGGGAGCCTCTCTTCGCAAAGCTCTACCAGGTGCGAGGTGTTGGATGAGTTATATCCACCCACTACAATCGCAAAATCGGCCGGAATCTGCAGCATCTCACTTACAGAAGTCTGATTGTCATTGGTGGCATAGCACAGGGTGTCTCTGGTGTCAGCAAACCGCTCGGCCAAATTCTCTTTGGTAAGCCCGTATTTTTTGATCATCACTTGTTTGAGATAGTCTGCAATGGCTTGTGTGTCACTTGCCAGCATCGTGGTTTGGTTCACCACTCCGATGCGTGCCAGGTCCCTGCTAATGTTGAACCCCTCACTGTACTGACCATTGAACGCCGTGTAAAAATCTTCCGCGGGTTTTTCACCAGTAATATATTTTGATAGCTCGATGGTTTGCGCCATATTCTTCACCACCACGGACGGCGCATTGAATGCCGCATGTGAAAAAGTTGCCCGGGTTTCCTCGTGAGTAGGTTTGCCGTGAATGATAATGGAGTATTCTTTTTTGGCGATCACCTCGCTCCGGTTCCATACTTTTTCTACAAAAGGACAGGTGGTATTGTATTTTTCGGTATGAATGCCGATCTTGTTTAATTTTTGCTCGATTTCCAGCGTAGTGCCAAAAGCAGGAATCAGCACGATATCCTCTGGGGTAAGTTCTTCAAAAGCAATGATCTGCCGGCCATGGGTGTCTTGAAGAAAATGGACGCCTCTTGAAAGAAGGTCCCTATTCACCTGGGGATTATGGATCATTTCGCTGAGCAAAAAGATCCGTTTTCCCGGGTTTTCATCGATGGTTCTAAAGGCGATTTCAATAGCGTTCTCCACGCCGTAGCAAAACCCAAAATGCCGGGCCAGGTAAATCTGCACCGGCCCAAAGTCCAGGAACGTAGGCGAGAAGTCTTTTTTGAGCTTGTCTCTTTCCTTACGTTTTCTTTTTATTGCGGAAATCAACGGGCTTCTGTAAAAAACAGGTACATCAAACTGCTTCATCTGGCAAAATTACTTGATATCTTTTAAAGCACCACAATCAGCTTTCAGCAATTAGCTATCAGAATTGAGATTTGAGAGACTTCAGAATCGAGATCCGTTTAGCTGAAAGCCGGTAGCTGATGCCTGAAATCTCAATTTTGAACGCTCGATGCTCGGTTCTGAAATCTGAAATCTCAAAAAAACAATTATCTTCAGGCAAAAGACGCAACATGAGCAAATGGTATTTACTTGCAACGTTGCTTTTGATAACGGGGGCTTGTAAACTGATGCCCAGGGAGGGTCATAAAAAAGAACGCGAAGGAAAATCAAAAACGGCAACAATGACAACGGAAACAACAGACTGGAAACATACGACCAATATATACGAAGTAAACCTGCGGCAGTATACACCGGAGGGCACCTTTAACGCATTTGCGGCGGCCCTGCCCCGGTTGAAGGACATGGGGGTAGAAACCCTTTGGTTCATGCCCATTACACCCATCGCAAAGAAAAAAATGAAGGGCACCCTGGGAAGTTATTATGCCTGTTCAGACTATACGGCGATAAATCCCGAGTTTGGTACGCTGCAGGACTTCCAAAACCTGGTTAAACAGGCACATGAAATGGGTTTTAAGGTCATCATCGACTGGGTAGCTAACCATACCGGATGGGATCATGTATGGACGCGCAGTCATCCGGACTACTATTTAAAAGACAGCGTTACCGGTACCTTTAAGATGGCCAGCGGAATGGATGACATCATTGAGTTAAACTATGGAAACCCAGACTTGCGTAAAGCGATGATCGACGCGATGAAATTCTGGGTACAACAGGCAGGAATCGATGGCTTCCGTTGCGATCTGGCATCCTGGGTAGAACTGGATTTCTGGAAAGAGGCCCGCCCGCAACTGGACGCGGTAAAGCCCTTATTCTGGCTGGGTGAATATGATGAGTTGGAGAACCCGGATTATGGAAAGGTATTTGATGCCAGCTATTCCTGGAAATGGATGCATAAAACCGAAGACTTTTTTAAAAAGCAGCAGCCGTTAACCGAACTAAATGACTTGCTGCTGCAGTATAATGCCATCGGTGATTCCAGCATGCGCGCCTGGTTCACCTCCAACCATGATGAAAATAGCTGGAACGGAACGGAATATGAAAAATATGGAGCGCTGGCCATACCATTGGCGGTATTCAGCTGCACCTGGAACGGTATTCCGCTAATGTACAGTGGCCAGGAAATTCCTTTAAAGGAAAAACGTTTGAAGTTTTTTGACCGGGATCCCATTCCCTGGCCGGGCAATAACGCTGTGCAAACAGAAGGGCTGGGCCTGCATCATTTTTACAAAACCTTGCTGAACCTGCGCTCTTCCAATCCTGCACTAAGGGGCGGAGACCCGGCCGTAACCACTTTTAAGTTAAGCACTACGGCCGATGACCAGGTATTGGCTTATCTGCGTAAGAACGGCGTGCATGAAGTGCTGGTGGTATTGAATTTTTCCAACGCTTCAAACCTGCATTTTGACATAACCGATGCTCATTTAACTGGTTCATTCAGGGATATTTTTTCCGGAACTGCCCGCAATTTTTCGAATGCAAAAAGCATTGAAATGCCGCCCTATGGGTTCCTGGTTTATGAAAAGCATTAGGACAAGGTTCAGGTTCCTGGTTTCAAGTCTCATCCGGTTTTATACTTGATGTGCGATGCTGAAAACTGATGACTGAAAGGTTTCAGGTTCGCTCCGGAAGGGGGCAATCATGGCTGTTGTGTGCAGATTAGCGTAAAATGGGTTTCGCATAAATGGGTTGAAGCGATTGAAATTTGGGAAAGCAGGCAGACGATCCCGGAAAGCGTAGCTTGCACTCATTGCAAGTGGACTTACCCATGCATGGTAGCAGTCTGAAAGCTGATAGCTAAAAGCCGCAAGCTACAAACGGATAAACTCGTCTACCCGTTGCTATGAATATAATCCTGTAAATGATTAATGGTTTCCTTTTGCAGAAGAATGGTTTCTTTTACCACATCGCTGATGGAAATAATACCGGCTAGTTGTGCATTGATAAACACCGGCAGGTACCGGATATTCTTATCGCTCATCAGCTCCATACAGTGTTCCACCGAATCCTCGGGAGCGATGCGTGGCAGATCGGTTGACATGATCTCTTCCACCGTAGTATCAGAAGAATGTTTCCCTTTCAGGATCACCTTCCGGGAATAATCGCGCTCGGTGATAATGCCCAGGTAGTTTTCTCCCTTCCGCACTACAAGCGCACCAATATTTTTTTCGGCCATTAATTCCAGTGCCTGGTAAACAGAAGTAGACGGCGCAATGCTGATTGTATCGTGCCCTTTACGGGCAAGAATATTGGAAACCTTAGCCATGGTAGCAATGATTTAGAACAGCAATATATCAAAAATAGCGCAGAAAACCTAATTGGATTATCGGTTAGCGGCGATAGGCTGGCGGCTGACCTCTAAATGCTTCTCATCAAACGAGCACCTCTGCGCTGTAATCTTTAATCACATTATAGAGGGTGCCTCTTTCCACCGGTTTGCGGTGCGCCTGCTGAATCAGTACTACCAGATCCTGCGTAGACATCGAGGGTGTCTGTTCCTCGGCGCCGGCCATGGAGTAGATCTTCGTCGTATCATCAATGGTTCCGTCAAGATCATTTACGCCAAAGGAAAGTGCCAGTTGGGCGTTTTGCCTTCCCAGCATGGGCCAGTAGGCCTTCAGGTGCGGAAAATTATCCAGGTAAATACGCGCAATGGCATAAAGCCGCATGTCTTCCACAAGCGTAGATTCGGATACATGGCTCATATCATTGTCTTTGTTACGGAATTTTAACGGGATAAACGTATTAAAGCCCCGGGTACGGTCCTGTAGTTCGCGAAGCCGGCGCATATGGTCTACCCGGTCTTCAAAGCTTTCAATATGCCCGTAAAGCATGGTGGCATTGGTATGCATCCCCAGCTCATGGGCGGTACCATGGATGTTTAACCAGCCGTCGGCATCCACCTTGTCCGGGCAGATCTGCGCGCGTATTTCCGGGGCAAAGATCTCGGCACCACCACCGGGAAGACTTTCCAATCCGGCTTCTTTGAGATATTCCAGTCCTTCTTTTACGGTTTTTTTGGCCTTGCGGAACATATAATCCAGCTCTACGGCGGTAAACCCTTTTATATGAAGATCGGGCCGGTGAGCCTTGATTTTCCGGAGCAACTCGGCAAAAAATTCCAGGTTCATTTTGGGGTGCACGCCTCCTACAATATGTACCTCCGTTACCGGTTCATTGTCGTATTTTTTTACAATATCCAGCATCTGCTCCAGCCCCAGTTCCCAGGCCTCGTCGCGGTGGGCGTATAAACGGCTATAGCTGCAAAAGTTGCAGGTATAAATACAGGCATTGGTGGGCTCAATATGGAAATTCCGGTTAAAATAAGTAATGTCCCCATGTAACCGCTCACGTACGAAATTGGCCAGCGACCCCACAAAACCCAGGCTGCCTTTTTCAAAAAGGAGCAGGGCTTCTGCATCCGTAATGCGTTGATTATCGTAAACTTTTTGAGCGATGTTTTTCAGATCGGTATCTTCCGTTAAAATAGATGTCTCTAACACTGCTGCCATGCTGCTGATTTTTTGCAAATTTAATACATTCAGTTTTAAGTTAGGGATTTCGGGCCTTTGAGCGGGATCAGGTATCAATTGCTAAAATACAGAGAACAAACACCAAAAAACAAGGACCAAGAACCAAAGGCGAGGGACCAAAGATTTCAAGAGATAAGGGCCCAAAAAAAAGTCGGGGCAGGATCATGGATGCCTGTTCTCAGTATTTTTGTTCAAACCACGGAGCCTTTAAGGATTCTCCTGAAGATTTAATAAAACTTCGGGTTTAATAGTTACCTTCAGTGGTTGTATTCCAAGAGGGACAAACTAAAGTTTACTATGAGTTTAAAATTCAGATTGACAATCCTGAGCTTCCTGCAATTTTTTATCTGGGGTGCTTGGCTGATCACCATCGGGGCCTATTGGTTTCAGACAAAAAAGTGGTCGGGCGGCGAATTCGGGGCTATCTTTTCCACCATGGGTATTTCGGCGCTCTTTATGCCTACCGTAATGGGGATGCTTGCAGACCGCGTAATCAATGCCGAAAAATTGCTGGGGCTTTCGCACCTGATGGGCGGACTGGTTCTGATGCTGGTGCCGTTGGTAGACAGCCCGGTAACCATGTTTCCTGTAATGTTGATCAATATGATTTTTTATATGCCTACAATTTCGTTGGCTAACAGCGTGTCTTATACATCTTTAAAAAATGCCGGGAAGGACGTGGTAAAGGACTTTCCACCCATACGGGTATGGGGCACCGTAGGTTTTATAGCTGCTATGTGGACGGTAAGCTTGTTGCAACTGGAGAAAACAGCCGGACAGTTTTATGTGGCCGCGGGAGCATCCTTTTTGCTGGCGCTTTACTCCTTTACATTGCCTAAATGCCCACCGCCTTTGAAAGGACAGTCGAACAGGGAGGCCGGTGCCCGGATGGGAAAGGATATGTTTTCACTGTTTCGTAACCGCAAGATGGCCCTGTTCTTTATTTTTTCAATGTTGCTGGGAGCAGCACTACAGCTGACCAATGCATACGGAGATACCTTTCTACATGATTTTGCAAAAATCGATCTGTACAAAGATGCTGTTGCCGTAAAATATCCGGCTATTATCATGTCGATATCGCAGATCTCCGAAACCCTGTTCATCCTGGCGATTCCTTTTTTTCTGAAGAAATTCGGGATCAAGCAGGTGATGCTGATCAGTATGATTGCCTGGGTGTTACGCTTTGGCCTTTTTGCCTATGGCAACCCAGCGGAAGGGCTTTGGATGATTATTTTGTCTTGTATCATTTATGGTATGGCCTTCGACTTTTTCAATATTTCCGGTTCTTTGTTTGTGGAAACGCAAAGCAGTCCTTCCATCCGGGCAAGCGCCCAGGGCATTTTTATGATGATGACCAATGGAATCGGTGCCGTGCTGGGAAGTGTGATCAGCGGTATTGTAATCCAGAAGTTTTTTACCGCACCGGGCGGAGTAATGAACTGGCATGAGATCTGGCTGAGTTTTGCGGCGTATTCATTGGTGGTGGCCATTTTATTTGCCGCGCTGTTCAAGCATAAACATAACCCAGAGGTGGTAGAAAGGGTTGGCAGACACTAAATGAACGGCTGTTAGCGGTCATTTGTCAGGCAGTTTACCTGTATTGACATTTTCTGCACAACTTTTTGTCAATATTACCTGTTATTAAAATGGGAACTAAATTTGTAATTCTTTATCAACAATTAATCAATTAAAATATTCGAAATGGCAAAAGAATTTAATGATTCCAACTTTCAAACAGAGGTTTTGGACTCTGATAAATTAACGGTGGTGGATTTTTGGGCAGAATGGTGTGGTCCCTGCCGTGCGATCGGGCCGGTAATTGAAGAATTATCCAAAGAATATGAAGGGAAGGTAAATATCGGTAAGGTGAATGTGGATGTGAACCCCCAGGTTTCCATGAACTATGGGATTACTTCTATCCCTGCTATCCTGTTTATAAAAAATGGACAGGTAGTGGATAAGCTGGTAGGTGCGCAACCCAAAGGAAACTTTGTAAAGAAGATCGAATCGCACCTGAATTGATCTGGACTAATATCTTAATTTTTTAAAGCCCCGTGGAGTTTTTCACGGGGCTTTTTTCATCATAGACACCGGCATATGCTGGATTTCGAAACGGGGAGAAACAGAGGTGAAACATTTGCAGATTTCGGAAAAGCGTAGCAGCCGCGCTGGGAAATCGATTGCGCAAAAAAGAAGGGCGTTGAAAGTACTATGCTTTTTCGCATCAAACCCTTGCTGGTATTGTATTTAGAGGCTTTTGAGGTGCGTGTGGGTACTATATAATTACAGAAACCAATATGGAAAAAAATCAGCCTTCCTGTTCGAAATAACAAAAACCTGCTAATTTTATTCTATCCGGATCCACAGGAAACAGATACTAAACGTCAAAATTTTTGATTATTTGTAGTGAAACATTTATCCATTAAAGACATTGCGCGGCTTGCAGGAGTTGCGCCATCTACTGTTTCGTTTGTTGTAAACGGAAAGCACCAGGAGATGCGCATCAGCGAAGAAATGGTCAAACACATCCAGGCCATTATAAAAAAAACCGGTTATATCCCCAACCGCGCCGCTGCAAGCCTTCGCACCGGGAGAACGCATGTTATCGGGCTGATCGTGGAGGATATTGCCAATGCTTTTTTTGCATCCCTTGCCAAGTCGGTTGAGTCGGTGGCTGCCCGGGTGGGATACCGGGTCGTTTACGGAAGCACCGAAAACGACGATGGAAAGGGCAACGATCTGATACAGCTGTTGGCGAAACAGGTAGATGGTTTTTTGATTACGCCTTCTACAGGCATGAAAACCGGCGTTCAGGCCTTAAAAAAGACCCGTAAACCGCTGGTGCTGATCGACCGCTATTTTCCGGATGAGGATATTCCCTTTGCCCTTGTTGATAACTATGGCGGTGTAAGTCAGGCCACGGAGTATCTTATAGGCAAGAACAGGAAGCATATCGCTTTTGTGAATGTGGCCATGGACCAGGTACAAATGCAGGAGCGGGAGCGGGCCTATATTGACGTGATGAACAGCCGCGGGTTATTTCAAAAAAAGCTATTGTTGCGGCTACCGTATTATCAGGATAAAACGCAATATGAAGCAAGAATCCGCAGCTTTCTTCAAAAGCGGCCGGAGATGGATGCCATTATTTTCGCAACCAATTACCTCGGAATGTTCGGGATTAAGGCGCTAAAGGACTTGGACATAGCGATACCCGGCCAGGTGGCAGTACTGAGCTTCGATGACACGGATCTCTTCCGGTTTTCGTCACCTGCCATTTCGGTGATCAGTCAGCCGGTACAGGAAATTGCCGCGCAGGCCATGCGGCTGCTGCTGGAACAAATGAATGCTGGGCAAAAGAAAAAAGATTCCGACGAGGGGGTGTTGGTTCCCCCCGAACTTATCTTAAGAAATTCCGTATAAAAAATTTTGTTAATTAAAATTATCCGTTTAATTTTAGTTTTGCAAAAACGATTTTGTTATATAAACGATGCTTGATAATGTTTAGTTTAAAAAATACTTTGATTAGGAAGAGGATGTAGAAGTTAATCTGTGCCTGGCTTTTTTGTAGACGGCTGCTGTGAATGAAAGATACATGACACCAGCGTTATTGAAATTCTCTGATTTAAAAATGTAAAAAGGAAAATAGTTTAAGAAATCATGTAGTTATAAGGCAAAATAGGTATGCTGGCTTCTTCTGATTTTTAAACGATTAAGCTTGAAAGATAAATATACAGGTAAAATCATTGGCCTGTATTGCAGTGATAATAGTTAACGGTATTAAAAACCAATAATTGTATTTCTATGAGTGTACACAAAACTTTGATACTCAGGGTTCTCATTCTTTTTTTAGGAGCTACACCCAATATGGTTGTGGCGCAGGATTCAGAAGCTATTGCTATTACCGGTACAGTAAAAGACAAACTGGACGCGGCTATGGAGGGGGTAACGATCGAAAACCTACGTTCGAGAGAAGTGGTAGCAACAAATGCGCAGGGGCAGTTTTCTATTCGTGCAAACAAGGGTGATTCTTTAACAGCTTCGTATATAGGTTTTCAAACGTTTCGGTGGGTATTTCGGGAGCGGATTGTTGAAAATATTTCATTGGAAGCAATTGCCGGGAGCATGAACGACGTGGTGGTAGTGGGTTATGGACGTCAAAAAAAGGTGAGCCTGGTTGGCGCTCAATCTACGATAAAGGCCGAAGAGCTTCAGCATCCTGTTGCAAATCTAAGTACTATGCTAGCCGGGCGTATAGCGGGATTGGTGGGAGTACAGCGCTCGGGGTTGCCAGGAAGTAATTCTGCTGATGTTTGGATACGAGGTATACAAACATTTGGGGGAAGCCAGAGCGGAGCCTTAATCATTATTGATGGAATACAGGGACGTGATTTAAACAGCATTGATCCGGAAGATATAGCTTCTTTCACGGTATTAAAAGATGCAGCATCTACAGCTGTTTACGGATCATTGGGAGCCAATGGTGTGGTGCTGATCACCACAAAAAAAGGCAAGACAGGCAAAATTAACCTGATGGTTAACTATAATGAAGGAATTACAACCTTTACCAAGGTGCAGGAAATGGCTGATGCAAAAACCTATATGAATATTAAAAATGAAGCCCTCATCGCATCGGGTCTTCAACCCCAGTTTTCCCAGGCATATATAGACAGTACGTTATCTGGGACAGCAAACCCCTACGTGTACCCGAATATTGACTGGATCGATTATTTATTTAAAAACTATTCGTCAAACAGGAGGTTTAATTTCAGTGCCTCGGGTGGGTCTGAAAATACAAAGTTTTATACCTCCGTAGCATATTATAATGAAGCATCGCTTTTAAAAACAGACCCGGATGTAGACTATGATGCCGGAACCCGCTACCAACGATATAATTTCACATC
The sequence above is a segment of the Niabella agricola genome. Coding sequences within it:
- a CDS encoding LacI family DNA-binding transcriptional regulator, which codes for MKHLSIKDIARLAGVAPSTVSFVVNGKHQEMRISEEMVKHIQAIIKKTGYIPNRAAASLRTGRTHVIGLIVEDIANAFFASLAKSVESVAARVGYRVVYGSTENDDGKGNDLIQLLAKQVDGFLITPSTGMKTGVQALKKTRKPLVLIDRYFPDEDIPFALVDNYGGVSQATEYLIGKNRKHIAFVNVAMDQVQMQERERAYIDVMNSRGLFQKKLLLRLPYYQDKTQYEARIRSFLQKRPEMDAIIFATNYLGMFGIKALKDLDIAIPGQVAVLSFDDTDLFRFSSPAISVISQPVQEIAAQAMRLLLEQMNAGQKKKDSDEGVLVPPELILRNSV
- a CDS encoding 4-hydroxy-3-methylbut-2-enyl diphosphate reductase, with amino-acid sequence MKQFDVPVFYRSPLISAIKRKRKERDKLKKDFSPTFLDFGPVQIYLARHFGFCYGVENAIEIAFRTIDENPGKRIFLLSEMIHNPQVNRDLLSRGVHFLQDTHGRQIIAFEELTPEDIVLIPAFGTTLEIEQKLNKIGIHTEKYNTTCPFVEKVWNRSEVIAKKEYSIIIHGKPTHEETRATFSHAAFNAPSVVVKNMAQTIELSKYITGEKPAEDFYTAFNGQYSEGFNISRDLARIGVVNQTTMLASDTQAIADYLKQVMIKKYGLTKENLAERFADTRDTLCYATNDNQTSVSEMLQIPADFAIVVGGYNSSNTSHLVELCEERLPTYFINNAEKILSRNEILHYNFHTKQELLKKEFLPVHAPLKILMTSGASCPDALVEQVIEKLVGFFKENSPLDDMIEHFL
- the mqnE gene encoding aminofutalosine synthase MqnE; this encodes MAAVLETSILTEDTDLKNIAQKVYDNQRITDAEALLLFEKGSLGFVGSLANFVRERLHGDITYFNRNFHIEPTNACIYTCNFCSYSRLYAHRDEAWELGLEQMLDIVKKYDNEPVTEVHIVGGVHPKMNLEFFAELLRKIKAHRPDLHIKGFTAVELDYMFRKAKKTVKEGLEYLKEAGLESLPGGGAEIFAPEIRAQICPDKVDADGWLNIHGTAHELGMHTNATMLYGHIESFEDRVDHMRRLRELQDRTRGFNTFIPLKFRNKDNDMSHVSESTLVEDMRLYAIARIYLDNFPHLKAYWPMLGRQNAQLALSFGVNDLDGTIDDTTKIYSMAGAEEQTPSMSTQDLVVLIQQAHRKPVERGTLYNVIKDYSAEVLV
- a CDS encoding CBS domain-containing protein, coding for MAKVSNILARKGHDTISIAPSTSVYQALELMAEKNIGALVVRKGENYLGIITERDYSRKVILKGKHSSDTTVEEIMSTDLPRIAPEDSVEHCMELMSDKNIRYLPVFINAQLAGIISISDVVKETILLQKETINHLQDYIHSNG
- a CDS encoding alpha-amylase family glycosyl hydrolase; this encodes MTTETTDWKHTTNIYEVNLRQYTPEGTFNAFAAALPRLKDMGVETLWFMPITPIAKKKMKGTLGSYYACSDYTAINPEFGTLQDFQNLVKQAHEMGFKVIIDWVANHTGWDHVWTRSHPDYYLKDSVTGTFKMASGMDDIIELNYGNPDLRKAMIDAMKFWVQQAGIDGFRCDLASWVELDFWKEARPQLDAVKPLFWLGEYDELENPDYGKVFDASYSWKWMHKTEDFFKKQQPLTELNDLLLQYNAIGDSSMRAWFTSNHDENSWNGTEYEKYGALAIPLAVFSCTWNGIPLMYSGQEIPLKEKRLKFFDRDPIPWPGNNAVQTEGLGLHHFYKTLLNLRSSNPALRGGDPAVTTFKLSTTADDQVLAYLRKNGVHEVLVVLNFSNASNLHFDITDAHLTGSFRDIFSGTARNFSNAKSIEMPPYGFLVYEKH
- a CDS encoding nucleoside permease, with protein sequence MSLKFRLTILSFLQFFIWGAWLITIGAYWFQTKKWSGGEFGAIFSTMGISALFMPTVMGMLADRVINAEKLLGLSHLMGGLVLMLVPLVDSPVTMFPVMLINMIFYMPTISLANSVSYTSLKNAGKDVVKDFPPIRVWGTVGFIAAMWTVSLLQLEKTAGQFYVAAGASFLLALYSFTLPKCPPPLKGQSNREAGARMGKDMFSLFRNRKMALFFIFSMLLGAALQLTNAYGDTFLHDFAKIDLYKDAVAVKYPAIIMSISQISETLFILAIPFFLKKFGIKQVMLISMIAWVLRFGLFAYGNPAEGLWMIILSCIIYGMAFDFFNISGSLFVETQSSPSIRASAQGIFMMMTNGIGAVLGSVISGIVIQKFFTAPGGVMNWHEIWLSFAAYSLVVAILFAALFKHKHNPEVVERVGRH
- the glgP gene encoding alpha-glucan family phosphorylase, giving the protein MSFENFKVPYEVDKNYEKKVAYFSMEFAIHQPLKIYSGGLGFLSGSHFRSAYELRQNMIGIGILWKYGYYDQERNQDQTLDVAWNEKLYSFLEDTGIKFQIMVHDAPVWVKAWYLNPETFKTAPLFLLSTDLPENDYVSQTISHKLYDANVATKVAQFILLGVGGAKLIDLLGFNPELYHLNEAHGLSSAFYLYRKFNNNLEEVKKRLVFTTHTPEEAGNEKHDIYLCHKMSYFCGLSVEEVKTLTRDYSDQFNHSLVALRFAHVANGVSRLHGEVSREMWGKYEGVCPIVSITNAQNWNYWADKQMYKFKDVGDDYGFDDRKWFLKKRAFEIVADQTGKLFNPKVLTIVWARRFAGYKRAGLIASDLQRFNQLLNNPQFPVQIIWAGKPYPMDFPAISEFNELVHLSKNYKNVAVLTGYELGLSKRLKQAADVWLNNPRVPREASGTSGMTAAMNGAVNFSTDDGWIPEFINHGHNGFVIPKADYRNMNTHEQDEYDLNKLYEILTGQVIPLYYQDYNTWRQIMKNGMQDVRWQFESNRMAHEYYALMYNANY
- the trxA gene encoding thioredoxin, whose translation is MAKEFNDSNFQTEVLDSDKLTVVDFWAEWCGPCRAIGPVIEELSKEYEGKVNIGKVNVDVNPQVSMNYGITSIPAILFIKNGQVVDKLVGAQPKGNFVKKIESHLN